The Bacillus sp. Marseille-Q1617 genome has a segment encoding these proteins:
- a CDS encoding ribonuclease HII, with amino-acid sequence MKNMTIKEIKSLVDKMSKDDPLMKRLHQDKRKGVQKIIENYNRNQQRLEKEKEDFAILTVFEKKLYGEGFSLIAGIDEVGRGPLAGPVVAAAVILPQDFYLAGLNDSKKLSESKRNEYFDVIREEAHSIGIGMIEADEIDSINIYEATKKAMLHAIANLDYQPDYLLIDAMKLQTPYPQESIIKGDSRSISIAAASIIAKVTRDKLMKDYAVKYPGYGFEQNAGYGTREHLDGLSEKGVTPIHRRSFAPVKDCDLK; translated from the coding sequence CTGAAAAATATGACGATCAAGGAAATCAAGTCGCTTGTAGATAAGATGTCAAAAGATGATCCGCTGATGAAACGATTACATCAAGACAAAAGAAAAGGTGTACAAAAAATCATAGAGAACTATAACCGGAACCAGCAAAGGCTCGAAAAAGAAAAGGAAGACTTTGCGATTCTGACTGTCTTTGAAAAGAAATTATACGGGGAAGGTTTTTCATTGATTGCAGGTATAGACGAAGTGGGCAGGGGACCATTGGCAGGACCTGTCGTTGCTGCCGCGGTCATTTTACCTCAAGACTTTTACCTGGCAGGCTTGAACGACAGTAAAAAGCTATCTGAATCGAAAAGAAATGAATATTTTGACGTGATCCGGGAAGAAGCTCATTCCATAGGAATCGGGATGATTGAAGCAGACGAAATCGATTCGATAAATATTTATGAAGCCACAAAGAAAGCAATGCTCCATGCCATCGCAAATCTGGATTATCAACCGGATTATCTATTGATCGATGCCATGAAACTGCAAACTCCTTATCCGCAAGAATCAATCATAAAAGGGGATTCGAGGAGTATTTCAATTGCTGCAGCTTCAATCATTGCGAAAGTGACACGTGATAAACTCATGAAAGATTATGCTGTGAAATACCCTGGATATGGATTTGAGCAAAACGCCGGCTACGGGACCAGGGAACATCTGGACGGTTTAAGCGAAAAAGGGGTAACACCGATACACAGAAGGAGTTTTGCTCCGGTAAAAGACTGTGACTTGAAATGA
- a CDS encoding EscU/YscU/HrcU family type III secretion system export apparatus switch protein, whose amino-acid sequence MTSHPRKEAIALGYDQSGESAPRVLAKGKGIIAENIISKANEHGVAIQEDKSLLSLLGRLDIGESIPEELYGAVAEVFAFIYRLDKEMENSKRR is encoded by the coding sequence ATGACATCACATCCAAGAAAAGAAGCAATCGCCCTTGGATACGATCAATCAGGTGAATCTGCACCGAGGGTCCTGGCTAAGGGAAAAGGCATCATTGCGGAAAATATCATTTCTAAAGCAAATGAACACGGGGTTGCGATTCAGGAGGATAAAAGTCTTTTATCTCTCCTCGGCAGGCTCGATATCGGTGAGTCCATCCCTGAAGAGCTCTATGGAGCTGTAGCGGAAGTGTTTGCCTTTATATACAGACTGGATAAAGAAATGGAAAATAGTAAACGCCGATAA
- the sucC gene encoding ADP-forming succinate--CoA ligase subunit beta, with amino-acid sequence MNIHEYQGKEILRNYGVSVPNGKVAFTAEEAVEAAKTLNSSVYVVKAQIHAGGRGKAGGVKIAKSLDEVRTYAEELLGKTLVTHQTGPEGKEVKRLLIEEGCDIKKEYYVGLVLDRATSQVVLMASEEGGTEIEEVAEATPEKIFKEYIDPVVGLTGFQARRIAFNINIPKELVNKAAKFMLGLYNVYVQKDASIVEINPLVVTGDGDVMALDAKFNFDSNALYRQKNVTELRDLEEEDAKEIEASKYDLSYISLDGNIGCMVNGAGLAMATMDIVKHYGGDPANFLDVGGGATAEKVTEAFKIILSDENVKGIFVNIFGGIMKCDVIATGVVEAAKQIGLEVPLVVRLEGTNVDLGKEILNKSGLNIIAAESMADGAQKIVEQVG; translated from the coding sequence ATGAATATCCATGAATATCAAGGTAAAGAAATCCTCAGAAATTACGGGGTGTCCGTACCAAATGGTAAAGTGGCTTTTACAGCTGAAGAAGCAGTAGAAGCGGCGAAAACGCTAAATTCAAGCGTTTATGTAGTAAAAGCACAAATTCACGCAGGTGGCCGCGGTAAAGCGGGCGGTGTCAAGATTGCTAAGAGCCTTGACGAAGTGCGTACATATGCAGAAGAGTTACTAGGGAAAACATTGGTCACTCATCAGACTGGTCCGGAAGGTAAGGAAGTAAAGCGCTTACTTATCGAAGAGGGCTGTGATATCAAGAAAGAGTATTATGTTGGACTAGTATTGGACCGTGCCACTTCACAGGTTGTTCTGATGGCTTCCGAAGAAGGCGGAACTGAAATTGAAGAAGTTGCGGAAGCGACTCCTGAAAAAATCTTTAAAGAGTACATCGATCCAGTGGTAGGATTGACTGGATTCCAGGCACGCCGTATCGCATTCAACATCAATATTCCAAAAGAGCTAGTGAATAAAGCTGCGAAATTTATGTTGGGACTTTACAACGTGTATGTCCAAAAGGATGCTTCAATCGTTGAAATCAACCCTTTGGTTGTGACTGGTGATGGGGATGTAATGGCATTGGATGCGAAGTTCAACTTCGATTCAAACGCATTATACCGTCAAAAGAATGTCACGGAATTACGGGACCTTGAAGAAGAAGATGCAAAAGAAATCGAAGCTTCTAAGTACGACCTAAGTTATATTTCATTGGACGGTAACATTGGCTGCATGGTCAATGGTGCAGGACTTGCAATGGCAACGATGGACATCGTGAAGCATTACGGCGGAGATCCGGCTAACTTCCTTGATGTAGGGGGCGGTGCAACTGCTGAGAAAGTAACGGAAGCATTCAAGATCATCCTTTCTGATGAAAACGTAAAAGGTATTTTTGTCAATATCTTTGGCGGAATCATGAAATGTGATGTGATCGCAACCGGTGTTGTTGAAGCAGCTAAGCAAATCGGTCTGGAAGTACCGTTAGTCGTTCGCCTTGAAGGTACTAATGTAGATTTAGGTAAAGAGATCCTGAATAAGTCCGGATTGAATATCATTGCAGCTGAATCAATGGCAGATGGTGCACAAAAAATCGTTGAGCAAGTAGGCTAA
- the sucD gene encoding succinate--CoA ligase subunit alpha — protein sequence MSVFINKDTKVVVQGITGSTALFHTKQMLEYGTQIVAGVTPGKGGTEVEGVPVFNTVEEAKKATGVNASVIYVPAPFAADAIMEAVDAELDLAICITEHIPVLDMVKVKRYMEGKKTRLVGPNCPGVITPEECKIGIMPGYIHTKGHVGVVSRSGTLTYEAVHQLSQAGIGQSTAVGIGGDPVNGTDFIDVLKAFNEDEDTYAVIMIGEIGGTAEEEAAEWIKANMTKPVVGFIGGRTAPPGKRMGHAGAIISGGKGTADEKIRVMNECGIQVAPTPSDMGETLIKVLKEEGIFDKCKTH from the coding sequence ATGAGCGTATTTATTAATAAGGATACAAAGGTTGTTGTACAGGGGATCACTGGATCAACAGCTCTTTTCCATACAAAGCAAATGCTTGAATACGGCACACAAATCGTGGCAGGTGTCACACCTGGTAAAGGCGGAACTGAGGTTGAAGGCGTACCTGTCTTCAATACAGTTGAAGAAGCTAAGAAAGCAACAGGAGTCAACGCTTCAGTAATCTATGTTCCTGCTCCATTTGCAGCAGATGCAATCATGGAAGCGGTTGATGCTGAACTTGATTTAGCTATTTGTATCACAGAGCATATCCCGGTACTCGATATGGTTAAAGTGAAACGTTATATGGAAGGCAAGAAAACACGTCTGGTAGGACCAAACTGTCCGGGAGTCATCACTCCTGAAGAATGTAAAATCGGTATCATGCCTGGATACATTCATACAAAAGGCCATGTGGGCGTTGTATCCCGTTCAGGGACATTGACATACGAAGCCGTCCATCAGCTTTCCCAAGCTGGAATCGGCCAGTCAACTGCCGTTGGTATCGGTGGAGATCCAGTAAATGGAACGGATTTCATTGATGTATTGAAAGCTTTCAATGAAGACGAAGATACGTATGCAGTCATCATGATCGGTGAAATCGGAGGAACGGCTGAGGAAGAAGCAGCTGAGTGGATCAAAGCCAATATGACCAAGCCTGTAGTAGGCTTCATCGGTGGACGTACGGCTCCTCCAGGAAAACGCATGGGGCATGCCGGTGCAATCATTTCAGGAGGTAAAGGAACGGCTGATGAAAAGATCCGCGTGATGAACGAATGTGGAATTCAAGTGGCTCCTACTCCTTCTGATATGGGAGAAACATTAATTAAGGTTCTTAAAGAAGAAGGAATCTTCGATAAATGTAAAACACATTAA
- the dprA gene encoding DNA-processing protein DprA: MKEITRLLFQMQHCRGLGLKGTKLLLSRMSNPSGIYDLSPASIQQLSQSTASNAEMFHSDLHTIPFHIYEERYRRNEIHWLSLYDEEYPELLKNVYDPPFIIFLKGKKELLHFPIKLAVVGSRQATSYTEDNLRKMMPELAGKEIVIVSGLARGADTMAHKMAIHCKGHTIGVIAGGFQHIYPHENIQLAEYMMKHQLVISEYPPHTKPQKWQFPIRNRIISGLSHAILVTEAEKKSGTFITADYALNEGREILCIPGALDHKLSEGTNTLIKEGAKMVLSIEDIFSELHV; encoded by the coding sequence ATGAAGGAAATAACCCGCTTGCTATTTCAGATGCAGCATTGCAGAGGTCTTGGGCTGAAAGGGACTAAGCTGCTATTATCCAGGATGTCAAACCCCTCAGGGATCTACGATCTATCTCCAGCTTCAATACAGCAACTATCGCAGTCAACAGCATCAAATGCTGAAATGTTTCACAGCGATCTCCACACCATTCCATTCCATATATATGAAGAACGTTATCGCAGGAATGAGATTCATTGGCTATCATTATATGATGAAGAATATCCCGAACTTCTTAAAAATGTGTATGATCCCCCGTTTATCATTTTTCTGAAAGGAAAAAAAGAGCTCCTTCACTTTCCTATAAAGCTTGCAGTTGTCGGTTCGAGGCAGGCTACCTCTTATACCGAAGATAATCTCCGAAAAATGATGCCGGAACTGGCAGGAAAGGAGATAGTGATTGTCAGCGGGCTTGCCCGGGGGGCAGATACAATGGCCCACAAAATGGCTATCCACTGCAAAGGGCATACCATAGGTGTGATAGCGGGTGGATTCCAGCATATCTATCCGCATGAAAATATTCAGCTTGCCGAATACATGATGAAGCATCAGCTCGTTATATCTGAATATCCCCCCCATACAAAACCTCAGAAATGGCAGTTCCCTATCAGAAACAGGATCATAAGCGGTCTATCCCATGCAATATTAGTAACGGAAGCAGAAAAGAAGAGCGGCACCTTTATTACGGCAGACTATGCGTTGAATGAAGGAAGAGAAATTCTCTGTATTCCAGGGGCCCTCGATCATAAGCTTTCCGAAGGAACCAATACCTTGATAAAAGAAGGGGCTAAAATGGTATTATCTATAGAAGATATTTTTTCTGAGCTCCATGTATAA